A single window of Periophthalmus magnuspinnatus isolate fPerMag1 chromosome 9, fPerMag1.2.pri, whole genome shotgun sequence DNA harbors:
- the LOC117375758 gene encoding fructose-1,6-bisphosphatase 1-like → MSDQGTFDTNVVTVTRFVMEEGRKAKGTGEMTTLLNSICTAVKAISSAVRKAGIAHLYGIAGNTNVTGDQVKKLDILSNDLVINMIKSSFTSCVLVSEENERAIIVEPERRGKYIVCFDPLDGSSNIDCLVSIGTIFAIYKKVTDDEPSEKDALQPGRDLVAAGYALYGSATMIVLSTGNGVNCFMLDPALGEFILVDRDVRIKKKGKIYSLNEGYAMHFDPAVTEYLEKKKFPKDGSQPYGARYIGSMVADVHRTLMYGGIFLYPGNTKSPNGKLRLLYEGNPMAYIMVQAGGMASTGYENILDIQPEGIHQRTPVAMGSTEDVLEYIATCKKHAKK, encoded by the exons ATGTCCGACCAGGGGACCTTCGACACCAACGTGGTCACTGTGACCCGGTTTGTGATGGAGGAGGGCAGAAAGGCAAAAGGCACGGGAGAAATGACCACTCTTCTAAACTCTATTTGCACAGCAGTCAAAGCCATCTCCAGTGCCGTGCGTAAAGCTGGAATCGCCCATCT ATATGGCATTGCTGGTAACACAAATGTGACGGGTGACCAGGTCAAGAAACTGGACATTTTGTCCAATGACTTGGTTATTAACATGATCAAGTCGTCCTTCACGTCCTGTGTGCTGGTGTCTGAGGAGAATGAGAGGGCGATCATTGTGGAACCAGAGAGGAGG GGAAAATACATCGTGTGTTTTGATCCTTTGGACGGTTCCTCAAACATCGACTGCCTTGTTTCCATTGGCACAATTTTTGCCATTTACAAAAAG GTTACAGATGATGAACCAAGTGAGAAGGACGCCCTACAGCCGGGCAGGGACCTTGTAGCTGCAGGTTATGCTCTTTACGGCAGCGCTACAATGATCGTGCTCTCAACTGGCAACGGTGTCAACTGCTTCATGCTGGACCCA GCACTTGGAGAATTTATCCTGGTTGATCGAGACGTGAGGATCAAGAAAAAGGGCAAGATCTACAGCTTAAACGAGGGCTATGCCATGCATTTTGATCCTGCTGTCACAGAGTACCTGGAAAAGAAGAAATTTCCTAAA GACGGCAGCCAGCCTTATGGGGCGCGTTACATTGGGTCTATGGTGGCAGATGTTCATCGGACTCTCATGTACGGAGGAATATTTTTATATCCTGGAAATACTAAAAGCCCCAACGGAAAG CTGCGGCTGCTGTACGAGGGAAACCCCATGGCCTACATCATGGTGCAGGCCGGGGGCATGGCCAGCACCGGCTATGAGAACATCCTGGACATCCAGCCTGAGGGCATCCACCAGCGCACCCCAGTGGCCATGGGCTCAACAGAAGATGTGCTCGAGTACATCGCCACCTGCAAGAAACATGCCAAGAAGTGA